A window of Aptenodytes patagonicus chromosome 1, bAptPat1.pri.cur, whole genome shotgun sequence genomic DNA:
CTGGCCTTGCACCGGCAATAGCCTGGTGTAACTCTGCTTACCTTTGAACGTACCTCAGTACCACAGTACCTGGTACTGTGAGGCAGGAACATGAGGGATAAGACAGCTGGCTATGTAAGCTAagaaacacatgcacacacacacatgctccgCAAGAAAGGATGGAGCCCTGCCCTGGGCCAgactctgcttttccttttggtaggAAGCAAAACTCCTCTGAGCACAAATAAGGAATAAGGAGGCATCCTCCCTCTTTGATGTCCCCGCTCCTCCTGCAGGTTCAGGAGAATAAAGTGGGTCACTCTACTTCCAGACTGGCATGCCTCGGGTCTTCGAAGGCCAGTGTATCTTTTCACAGAGatggatatttatttttttttacaaaccagTCCAGCAGAAGTCTCTACATATTTTCCAGATCATGTGCAAATGTGTGGGCGCTGAAGGTCAGGCAATGTGAAAGGACAAAAAAGCCATTTGGTGACAGGTAATGTGTTCTCCCTGCACTGCAGGCCGAACCCTCCATTCCTGCAAAAGCAGTGATCAGAGCAGGATCTTATCCTTACTTCAGCATATATTTTACCCTGTCTCCCCTCCCCATAAACCCTGGCCTGACAGAAATTCTCTCACATCATTGTTAGCTCTGGTAAAAGAGGTAAAATTTTATTCCAGCACCTTCAGATTCAAAGGGTTAGAAGAAAGGTCCTAAAAAGACTATTCTGCCCCCCTATATCTGAAATGGCAGGTGGGATGAGTCTGTCCACATAAAAAGTCTGGCCAGAGGATGAAGTGCGGGTTGTACGGGGCTGCTCCCCAACACTTGGCTGCTTCTTGGTCACACAGGCACACCATTTTTTCACATCTGTCTGTCAGGttatctgcaaaagaaaatgtgagcGGAGGATGAGAGATTCGGTATCGGACGAAGGCAAGAAACAGTTTTAAGAGGAACAATTCCCTAATAAAGCAATTCTTAGGGAACTgaggctgtgggagcagggaaagagaaggacTGACATGTCATGTTGTGTGTGGATCTGACCCTCCCCTGTCCTGCCTCTGTCAACAGGTCTGACCTTAACTGTGACCGAGAGCATCAGAAAGTAGCAGCTAAATGTAAATTGACAATACTTATAAAAATCTGCCCAGCACAGAGCGCTCCCCGCTTCTAGAGCTGTGTGAACAACGGGGGGTTAGTTCAGTGGCcgaagataaaaaagaaaattatttcagcttaGCCTGAGCTAAAAACATTCCATTTTCCCTCAGTAAGTCAACTTCCCTTTCAACTCCTCCCTCTGCAAATCAGaccaatttcaaaagaaaaaatgctgctttgaaaGGAAGAGTCTCCCGGAGGGACATCCGGAAACCTAAGGGTATAGAAGCACCCACCGGGCATCCTTCGCTCGTGCTCCGTAAGTTGCTCTTACATCTCTCTGATCACGCCAGAGGAGCCAAGGAACTCCACAGCAGGGTCAGGTACCTGATTTTTATGAGTCAGCAGCTAACAAAGCTGATCAAAATCATACATATGGAACTATTTATAATGCAATTATATGACCACATGACTAGGTAAGGACCATAAGGCACATCAAAGCAAATAGCTCAGGTGGCTACATTGCAAATGACTGATTTTGGGTTAATGAACCCCCTCCCACCTATAGGTGGCTTAAAGGCAGCTGTTGGGCTAATATTATTTCAAAGCACGGTGCCTTGTTTATTCGAGGCTGCTGCTATAGGTTATCTAACACCCACCAAACCCTGCACTAGGCAAAGTTTAAAGTGTGAGTTCATGCCAGTGCACGTTTGCTCCAAAACCAACTGCAGAGAGTAAAGGAATCTTTCCAGATTTCACTGGACGTTGCTGCATCAACCCTGTATCTGATAAATAAGAAGAGCCCATATTTCTTAAGCTTTTCTGAAGAGAATCACGTGTTTACTGGTAAAAAGTGTTTCAAGGGTCCCACCGATGAGGATTCAGCACTAAGTCCATTTTTTTCTTAGCTACCAGTCCTGCCTGATTTTCTCCTTGCCTTCTGCTCCTTGAGTTCTTCCTGTGCCATGCCAACCGCTGTCAGTCTAATGTGAGTACAAGAGTCTGGCTTGGCAGTAATTTCTGTTAGAGCAGAATGATTTTTTTGACCAGCCCCCACAACTTACAGCCTTTTCTATATTCCAGATATTAATTGAATGGAATTCGCCTACACGTGATGGCGTATCTGGACAAAAAAATATGGTTTTGccaatttttttcattccatgaACAAAACTGCCTAGCAGTAGCAAAAGGAGGATAAGTCCCAGGTAAAATGGGTTTCTGtttaatttatctgaaaacaTCTGTGTTTATGATACAGTGCCAGGCAACAGGCATTTATTTCCTCTTGCATAGAAAGGACAATGCAAGCAGTTCTGCCTCTAATGTTTCTGGACATCACTACCCTAGGCCCAGCAAGCATAactggaaatcatagaatcacagaatcatagaatcattgaggttggaaaagacctctaagatcatcgagtccaaccgtcaacccaacaccaccatgcccactaaaccatgtccctaagcgcctcatctactcgtcttttaaatacctccagggatggggactcaaccacttcccggggcagcctgttccaatgtttcaccactctttcagtaaagaattttttcctcaatgtccaatctaaacctcccctgccgcaacttgaggccatttcctctcgtcctatcgcttgttacttgggagaagagaccgacacccacctcactacaacctcctttcaggcagttgtagagagcaatgaggtctgccctcagcctccttttctccaggctattATTCATCCCTTTTGTTTGAATGGGATCAGACATGATACCTTTACACCTCAGTAAAACCTGCTGTGCTGTAGCCTGGGGTAGGAAATTTGCCTTCAGAATGCATTTCTATTGTTCCTCCCCGTGGGGCATGTCAGGGGAAGTGAAGCCTGCTGAGAGCTTGCGGAAAACAGTTGATGGATGCTTCTCAGGCCTCACCTGGACATCAGTTAAGGAattaatggcattttttttaactaatgctTGTTAGCCAGGTTGGAACAACTGCAGCCCAGTGCACTTTTATGGGACATACATTGCACATGTTTCAGGGACTTGATGATATGTCTCTCATCCGCAACTAGGATTATTCCTtcacagcaaaaagaaagagcattttttttcatatcaaaatAGCTAGCAGAAAATATCAGCCAGCTATGGAAATATGGTTAAGCGGGAAGGAGAGCAGTTATACATTAAAGCGATACATTCCTTAGCCAGCACTTTGTATTTAATAGGTTGTTCTGGCACTTGGAAAAGAGCAACTGCAGATGTGTTGTGCCACATCCTGTATCTGCTGGCACATTTTCAGCTGCCGGAGAGGCTGAGGATTGCACCAGTAGAATATGGTCTTCTGACAAGGTAGAAATAGTCTTTTAATGTTCAAGCAAGTAAGTTTGATGATATGGGGACAAGTTTTACTCTCACatgtttcttttcaaactttCGAAGTGTTCTACAATGGATTTTACCATCAGGGACTTTTTGAAGACTTAGAAATAGAAGTGACAAATTCTAAGACTCAAGTCATCTGGTGTATGTCAAAACAAACTGGTGCGAGCCACTGACGGGCTGTGACTGTGCAATTCAAGACCTTCTTGACTGGGTACCAGCTGTAGAGCTGAGCACAGCCTACATTCACTGTACGCCTGTGGCACTTGAGAGCATTTGACTCTGCAAGTTTCAAAATCCCCACTGGAGCCCTCGGGCTTTAGGCTGGAGTCCCACACGAGGCAAAGATGCAGGCTGGCACCCTGTTTAACCTGCCTTACAGACATGAGTAATAGCATGGCTCTCCTCTAGCAGTACATAATGGCAAGTAAAACGGTGAACAGTCCCACTGGAGGGAGGGCCAAAACTGCCACAGGAAGACCACCCCTGCAGAAGTGGTCACAGGCAGACCATCGCACAGCTTTGGGAAGGCGTCTTTAAGGAGCAGGTGTACTTAATGCGGGTGGACAGAGACCCTCCAGAGAGGCATCTGCATCCTTGCCAAACTGAGATGGCTCGTCCGCTCCATGGCCCCCACTCCTGCTCTTCAGCCTGGGGAGGACTCAGGTTACCTGGGACAGGTAGTGCCGGGGCTCCAGCCTTCctcccagctccagctggggaCTCTCGGCAAGCCTAGTGATCCAGGCAAGGGATGGGAAGAGAGCTCAGAGGAGAACAGATATTGCCCAAAGCGGCTTTAAAACCATCTCAGCGTACACAGACCTACCTCTGAGGCCCACAAAGCTCCTAGGTCAGCCTATGCGCCTGCAGAGGAGGGAGCAAAACGAACCCAACGCGAGCGAGCATTTCCTTACCGCACCGCACGGCGTTCTGCTCACATGCCCACCGGTACTGCTGCGCCTTGGGGCTGCAGccttccttctctgccttgtcATAGCAGCAGTCGTGCCTGTGGCAGCACCTGGGAGAGAATAAAATGTAGAGTTTGGGCTCAGGCATCCTGCATGTTTTGCTCAGGGGTGTTTGCACATACTCCAGGAGTGCTCCACTCACGCACCGCTTACAACAGCAAGGTTTGCCCCAGCCTGTCAGTAAATCGTCTGTTGATGAACCAAGCATCCTAGCATCTCTTTGAAAGCCCATGTGGCTCGGGAGCTCATTAATGCCGTACTTGCTCCCATGACCATTGTGCTTCTTCCTCCAAGCTTTTGCCCTCAGAAAGGCAGATGTGGTCAACACATGGTAGTCCCATTCACTGAAACGGAGCTGAAGCGTTCCTATGAGGTGCGTGATGCTGGCTCACTGGCTTAGGCTTAGACCCATCTCAGAATTTGGAGTTGGGATgttttttgcctttctcagcaTCACCAAGTAGCTTCATCTCTTCAGTTCACCTGGACCTGCCACGTGCTCTTTGACccatccagtttctgagagatggCTACAAA
This region includes:
- the LOC143155847 gene encoding phospholipase A2-like, whose product is MGSCLLLMLMLLQAVWKDALGKSHSLHTRGIIELAGAISCGTGRSPLAYIGYGCYCGLGGQGWPKDKTDWCCHRHDCCYDKAEKEGCSPKAQQYRWACEQNAVRCDNLTDRCEKMVCLCDQEAAKCWGAAPYNPHFILWPDFLCGQTHPTCHFRYRGAE